The Agromyces marinus genome window below encodes:
- a CDS encoding O-methyltransferase, translating to MADSTPANWTRVDDYLAATLLDDDPALTAARRDSAAAGLPPIEVTALGGKFLHLLARMTGARRVLEIGTLGGFSTIWLARGIRSDGLVVTLELEQRHADVARANLERAEVSERVEILVGRAADTLPQLAERLAERGEAPFDLVFIDADKESNATYLDWAIRLGRPGTVIVVDNIGRAGDVADPGSDDPMVVGTQRGLELLGSDPRVDATALQTVGAKGWDGFAIGLVR from the coding sequence ATGGCCGATTCCACTCCTGCGAACTGGACCCGCGTCGACGACTACCTCGCGGCGACGCTCCTCGACGATGACCCCGCCCTGACCGCCGCTCGGCGTGATTCCGCGGCGGCGGGCCTCCCACCGATCGAGGTCACCGCCCTCGGCGGGAAGTTCCTGCACCTGCTCGCCCGCATGACGGGGGCCCGACGCGTGCTCGAGATCGGCACGCTCGGCGGGTTCTCGACGATCTGGCTGGCCCGCGGCATCCGCTCGGACGGGCTCGTCGTGACCCTCGAACTCGAACAGCGGCACGCCGACGTCGCCCGCGCCAACCTCGAGCGAGCTGAGGTCTCGGAGCGCGTCGAGATCCTCGTCGGGCGCGCCGCCGACACCCTGCCGCAGCTCGCCGAGCGACTCGCGGAGCGCGGCGAGGCGCCCTTCGACCTCGTCTTCATCGACGCCGACAAGGAGTCGAACGCGACCTACCTCGACTGGGCGATCCGGCTCGGGCGCCCGGGAACCGTCATCGTCGTCGACAACATCGGTCGTGCGGGCGACGTCGCCGACCCCGGCAGCGACGACCCGATGGTGGTCGGCACGCAGCGCGGGCTCGAGCTGCTGGGCAGCGACCCCCGCGTGGATGCCACGGCGCTGCAGACCGTCGGCGCGAAGGGCTGGGACGGGTTCGCGATCGGGCTCGTGCGGTAG
- a CDS encoding DUF1876 domain-containing protein — protein sequence MNATQRWNVTVEIDEEENTTTARATVRTPAGHDVTGVGKADRNPLDPNVPAIGDELAVARALRNLAERLLHTTEKGISGITGEPAHVHR from the coding sequence ATGAATGCGACGCAGCGCTGGAACGTCACCGTCGAGATCGACGAGGAAGAGAACACCACGACGGCTCGGGCAACCGTGCGAACACCGGCCGGTCACGACGTGACCGGCGTCGGCAAGGCGGACCGCAACCCGCTCGACCCGAACGTGCCCGCGATCGGCGACGAGCTCGCGGTCGCGCGCGCGCTGCGCAATCTCGCCGAGCGGCTGCTGCACACGACCGAGAAGGGCATCTCAGGCATCACCGGCGAACCCGCGCACGTGCACCGCTAG